In Eptesicus fuscus isolate TK198812 chromosome 23, DD_ASM_mEF_20220401, whole genome shotgun sequence, one genomic interval encodes:
- the RFC5 gene encoding replication factor C subunit 5, with the protein METSAQQQQPPQPSASKIRNLPWVEKYRPQTLSDLISHQDILSTIQKFISEDRLPHLLLYGPPGTGKTSTILACAKQLYKDREFGSMVLELNASDDRGIDIVRGPILSFASTRTIFKKGFKLVILDEADAMTQDAQNALRRVIEKFTENTRFCLICNYLSKIIPALQSRCTRFRFGPLTPELMVPRLEHVIEEEKVDVSEDGMKALITLSSGDMRRALNILQSTSMAFGRVTEETVYTCTGHPLKSDIANILDWMLNQDFTTAYRNIMELKTLKGLALHDILTEIHLFVHRVDFPSSVRIHLLTKMADIEYRLSVGTNEKIQLSSLIAAFQVTRDLIVSEA; encoded by the exons ATGGAAACCTcagcgcagcagcagcagccgccgcaGCCCTCGGCGTCCAAGATCAGGAACCTGCCCTG GGTTGAAAAATACCGGCCACAGACACTGAGCGATCTCATTTCTCATCAGGACATTTTGAGTACCA TTCAGAAGTTTATCAGTGAAGACCGGCTGCCACACCTGCTTCTCTATGGTCCTCCGGGGACAGGAAAGACGTCCACCATCCTGGCCTGTGCCAAACAGCTGTACAAAGACAGAGAATTCGGCTCCATGGTCTTGGAG CTGAATGCTTCAGACGACCGAGGAATAGACATCGTTCGGGGACCAATCCTGAGCTTTGCTAGCACAAGGACAATATTTAA GAAAGGCTTTAAGCTGGTGATCCTGGATGAGGCGGATGCCATGACTCAGGACGCCCAGAACGCCTTGAGGAGAG TGATCGAGAAATTTACTGAAAATACCAGATTTTGCCTCATCTGTAACTATCTGTCAAAGATCATCCCCGCTTTGCAGTCCCGGTGTACAAGGTTCCGATTCGGTCCCCTGACCCCTGAGCTCATGGTCCCACGCCTGGAACATGTCATAGAAGAAGAGAA AGTTGATGTAAGTGAAGATGGAATGAAAGCACTCATAACTCTCTCCAGTGGAGATATGCGGCGGGCTCTGAACATTTTGCAG AGCACCAGCATGGCCTTTGGCAGGGTGACCGAGGAGACTGTCTACACCTGCACAGGGCACCCGCTCAAGTCAGACATCGCCAACATCCTGGACTGGATGTTGAATCAAGACTTCACCACGGCCTACAGAA ATATCATGGAGCTGAAGACTCTGAAGGGGTTGGCATTACATGACATCCTGACGGAGATACACTTGTTTGTGCATAGAG TTGACTTTCCATCTTCAGTTCGAATACACTTATTGACCAAAATGGCAGACATTGA GTACAGACTGTCTGTGGGCACCAACGAGAAGATTCAGCTGAGCTCCCTCATTGCAGCTTTTCAAGTCACCAGAGACCTGATTGTGTCGGAGGCCTAG